The genomic stretch ATAACTTTTCGAACCCTGCTAAACGCCGTCGTCCGCAAAGACGTCAAGTTGCTCACGAAACCTTGGAGTCATCTGTTGAAGAAATAACGTTCATTCCAGAACCTGAAGAGGACTTTCATGATCCAGAATCTACAAAGTCTGAACTCGCACGTTTCATAGCCAAACGTTTCGTGCGGCGAGACGGTAAGTACTATAGGTTAGCAAACCCAAATGTCAGTATGTCCGCGACTGACCTGAAAAGAGTCTGCTTCCATCAAGTTACGGCGGCTTATCCTGACCTTGATCTCACGGATGAGCTCTGGTCAGCGGTTTGCGCGCACGCAATCAACGATACGCACACAGCTCAGGGTGAGTCTGTTTCGGTATGGGACGGAACTCAACGTTGCGCACCTGGAAAGACCGATGATTTGATCTGGAACGACGGCATGGCCTCACTTAACACGTGGCGGCTTCCGTCCTATCGCCAGATCGAAACAGAGGCGCAGGACGCTAGGTCACCGACTCATAAGTTTCTCCCAAAAGTACGAACCTAACCTGTCGAACAGTCAACCGCCCCGCGTAATTTCGAAGCGCCCCAAATGAGACCCATAGTCTGTAGAATGAAAGTCTGCAATCAAGCCTAGGTCGGGCATGACCATTCAGCGGCTCGTGGGCCGAAACCTCAAACACTATCGTGAAGCTGCGGGGCTCTCTCAAGAGGTTCTGGCCTTTGAGTGCGGCCTGCACCGAACCTACATCAGCGGAGTCGAGCGAGGCATCAGGAATCCCACGATCGCTGTGTTGGCGAAGCTGGCTGAACCATTGGAAATTGAGCCGTGGAGGTTGCTGGTGGGCGAGGACTAAAGGGACGAGTTCGTCACCTCCGCTTTGCTCGCCTGTCCAATAGAAATAACTTCTCCATCCTTGCATGGGGCCGTCGATAAAAAAAGTGAAGTAGTCCCCCCCCGGCCAGCGTCAGCCAGCCGAGGTGTCCTACTCAGGGGCAGTATGCCCACGATAGAATTCTTGCAGCATGCGAATGTTGTAGTCCAAACCAAGCTTCATCGTAGCGCCCGTGTCCTTAGTTGCCGTCCAAAGAAACTCTCCACCGTCCTTGGCTTTTTCCCATCCGCCAGAGATATCTGGAAGGTGCAGTTCTCCAAGATTAGGCATGTATTCCTTAGTCGTCGCCCATGCTGTTGATGGCGAGTTGGACACGGTGGACCATACCTCCGCTTTAGATGGCACCTGCAAACCACAGACCTCCGTCACACCTTCAGGCGATGCCAGCGACGGGTTGATCGAAAGCTCGAGTTCGCGAAGGTCTTTGAGGTTATCGCAGTTGTCCTTGAGTTCATAACCCGTGACCGCAACCGCGACACCAACTCCGACCACAGGTAACCCCTCACCGAATATTGCTGCTACGTTCCTCTTCGCCCCGAACGCGGTCCGCTTCGTTATCCGGCCTACCGTGTCCTCAACAGCTTGATTGAGAGGGCGACGCTGGCTCCGATAAGTCACTTGCGGATTATTGATGGTAGCTGATAGCTGGGCGATACGTCGATCCCTCACCGCGAGATCATCGGTTAGCGCGGAAACCTGCTTTCGCTTAGCCGACATATCTTCGGTCAGCGCCTTCCGCTTTGTCTCAGAAACAGCAAGGTCATTGGAGAGTGAGGAAGCACGCTGCTTTACTTGAGCCAACTCCCCAGTAAGTTTCGCGGACCTCCGCTCTTTTGCATCCAGATCGACTTTAAGGTCTTTGATTTGCCGCTCGTTCATTGTGCTGCGACGTCGGAGCTCAGAGGCGACGGCTGATGTTCCCGTAACTGCCTCAAACACCGCTGAAACCGCCAAGGCGAATGAGCTGAATGCCACCGTCGCGACGTTCATCACCAAGGAGGACGTCAAAGCCAGAATGAGGGCCAAATACTTTAACTTCTTCAAGCTCAAACACCTTTGTTCCGGGTCAACGTGAGCCTCCAGACCGGAAGACGACCTCCGCGTTTCTTCTACGATAGCGGGCATCTTTTCGAAAAAGCCAGCATATTTC from Pseudosulfitobacter sp. DSM 107133 encodes the following:
- a CDS encoding helix-turn-helix transcriptional regulator; the protein is MTIQRLVGRNLKHYREAAGLSQEVLAFECGLHRTYISGVERGIRNPTIAVLAKLAEPLEIEPWRLLVGED